AATATCTTCAGAGGATCCATAGTTTCCGAAAAAGGTCTTTTTTTTGATGGCGGAACATTCCGCATTCCTGTTCCGCAGGAGCAGGTCCAATTGCTGAAGGCCTATATCGGTCAGGCCGTCTGTTTCGGGATCCGGCCGCGCGCCCTGAATAAATTGAATGCAGATGAAACTGCAGATTTCATGCTGAGCGGGAAATATGAAATTTCTGAAATGATCGGCGAGGAAATTCTGCTTCACATGGTGAGCGGTGAACATCATTTTGTGGCTAGCATACATCCTCATCAGTTCAGCGAAACCGAACCCGCCGAAATCAGCTTTGGTCTGGACCACCGTTTTGCCCATTTTTTCGATGCAGAAACAGGCCGCAATATCACGTTGCCGGAAAACATTGCCCGCGAAACTCTGATCTCTTCGACTGAAGCATGAAACATGAAAGTATAAAAGGATATCTGTTTATCAGCCCGTGGCTCATCGGGTTCCTAATTTTTGTGTTGATTCCCTTTGCGGCCAGTATTTATCTGGCCTGTACTGAATATGACATTGTTTCTCCGCCGGTTTGGGTCGGTTCAGAAAACTACCGCCGACTGTTTTTTGACGACCCTCTTTTCTGGAAATCGCTGGGGGTTACCTTGAAATATGCGCTGATTGCCGTGCCGCTCGGAACCTTTGTCGGAGTTGGACTCGCGCTTCTGCTGAACCTCAATGTACGGGGCATCCGATTTTACCGCACGGCATTTTATTTGCCTTCCATTGTGCCCATGGTGGCGACATGTGCTGTTTTTTCGTGGGTGCTGAATCCGCAGATCGGACTGATGAACAGTATGCTTCGTCTGATTGGGATTGAGGGACCGGCCTGGCTCTCCAGTGAGCCGTGGGCGTTTTATTCGCTGGTGCTCATGTCGCTCTGGTCCGTTGGTGGAAGTATGGTTATTTATCTCGCCGGTCTGAAAAATATTCCGATATCGCTCTATGAGGCCGCTGTGGTCGATGGGGCCAATGCATGGCAGCGCACCGTGCACATCACCCTGCCCATGCTCACACCGGTGATATTTTTTAATGTCATTATGGGAACCATCAATGCATTTCAGTATTTTGCCCAGGCTTTCATTATGACGCAGGGCGGTCCCGAAGACAGCACGAGCTTCTATGCGCTGTATCTTTTCAAACGCTCCTGGCGCTATCTTGATATGGGCTATGCCAGTGCCATGGCCTGGATTCTTTTTGTCATTGTGATGACGATTACTGTTCTTCTGTTTCTGACGCATAAAAAGTGGGTGCATTACGGTGGCTGAGCGCAGGAAATATCTTAAAATTATCACAGCTTCCTTCAGCCTGATTCTGCTGTTTGCATTCCTTATGGGCTGGTTTCTGAAAACGCCGGATGGCCGGAAATATCCAGACCGTGAACCGGTTTATTTCTGGCACATGTGGACTTCAGGATGGAAAAAGGTTGTGGAGGGCATTTGCGACGATTTTAATCGCAGTCAGGATGAATATGAAGTTATTCCCCTTTCCATTCCGGCCAACGTTGCGGACTCCAAATTTCTGTTGGCAACCGCTGGCGGTGATCCTCCTGACTGTATGGCCCAGTGGAACCAGGTGATTCCGCAGTTTGCAGAAAGCCGGCTCATTCTTCCGCTGGATGAATTTATGAGCCCCCGGGAATATCAGTTTTTTCTGGATCACGCCTTCCCGATTGCCCAGAAGATTGCTTATTTTGAAGGGCGGCATTATTGCATGCCGCTGGCCCTGGATGTGCGTGCGTGCTATTACCGGCTCGATCATCTTCGCGAAGAAGGCCTCCTGCCCGACTCTGCTCCGGCGCAGATAAGCAATAGAGCCGAATATCAGGAAATGCTGAAATATATGCCGCGCAGCATGGAACAACTGGTCACATGGGGCTGGCAGCTCCATCGATTCGATGAAAAAGGGCGGCTCGCGCGCCTCGGTTTTATCCCGCAATGGTTCCGGATGATTGCGCCGCTTTTCGGCGGCGGTTTTTATAACTGGGAAAACGGTGAACTGACGCTGAATACGCCTGAAAATCTTCGGGCACTCGAATATATAACGGAAAAAAATAAAGTCATCGGGTTTGACCGCCTGTTGCGTTTTCGATCATCGCTGACGGGAAAACACGGGGCGGACTGGCCCTTTGCTGTTGGCAAACGTTCAATTACGATTGACGGTCAATGGCGGGTTTCCCAGCTGGAAAAATATGCCCCCGATCTCCCCTACATGACCGCGCCGCTGCCTCCTCCGCGTGAAGGAGGAAAAGAAGAAGCCGGCTGGGTTCACGGTAATTTCATGATTGTTCCTGTCGGCTCCAAAAATCCGCAGGGAGCCTGGGCTTTTATTAAATTCTGGACGGGTTTCGATGACCCCGAACACGCGGCGGTTCATTATACAAAAGCGGGCTGGCTTCCGCCGTTGCCCCAGATTGCACAGTCCGGTGTTTTCACGCGTTACGTTGAAAATCACCCGCAGTTTGAAACGTTTATCAATCTGCTCGACAGTCCGAACATGGAGCCGACCCCGCCGGTCCCTTTTCAACTGCTGCTTTATGATATGATTAAAAGAGCTGACGAATCCGCTACGCGTGGGAACATGACCCCCCGGCAGGCTCTTGAGAACCTCGAAGAGGGCGTGAATAACGAACTTAGACGACGTAAAAAGGCGGTGCAGGATGAAAAATAAATCGCCGCTCGATCTTTCCCGCAGGCAGAAAGTGATTACACATTTTATCCTGATTGCGCTCTGTATTCCCTTCATTATGCCGCTGATCTGGATGATTTCCACTTCGCTTAAATCAAACGAAGATATTTTTCCGCAGGCCGATGAAGCTGCCGTTACGTTCAGCCTTTCATCTGTAATTCCGGAAAAACCGCAATGGTCAAACTATCAGGCCGCCTGGCAGACCGGGCCGTTTGCACGTTATCTGCGCAACACCCTCTTGCTTTGCACTCTGAATGTAATTGGGGCCGTTTTTTCGAGCGCAATGGTCGCCTATGGATTTGCCCGCCTGCGTTTTCCTGGAAAAGAATTTCTCTTCATTCTGCTCATCTCATCCATGGCTCTGCCACGCCATGTCACCATGATTCCGCTGTTTACCATTTTCAAAAACCTCGGCTGGTACGGAACCATGCTGCCGCTCATTGTGCCGGCTTTCTTTGCCAACCCCTTCTATGTCTTTCTGCTGCGCCAGTTTTTTCAGACCATTCCGGCCAATCTTGCCGAAGCCGGCACCATTGACGGAGCTGGAGAATTCAGGATTTTTTCTCAGATTATGCTGCCGCTCGCCCGCCCGGCACTGGTAACCTGTGCCCTCTTCCAGTTTCTCTCCACTTGGAACGATTTTTTCGGGCCGCTGCTCTATCTGAACGACCCAAAGCACTATACGGTCGCTTACGGACTTCAGCAGTTTATGGGAACTCACGGCAGTGAATGGACGCAGCTGATGGCGGCGGCTACCCTCTTTACCCTGCCTATTGTTTTGCTGTTTTTCCGTGCCCAGAAAGTATTTATCCGCGGAATCTCAACAACGGGTTCAAGCGGATAAACCATTTCCTGTTCGTGGAAAACTTGATTGATCGCATGTCCTGTGCAATATTTCGCCACATGCCTAAAAGGAATGAGATTTTGCAGGTGGCCATTATGGTCAGTACCTCCAGCGCATGGGGTCGCAGGATTGTTAAAGGAATTCTGACCTATGCCAATGAGGTCGGTCCTTGGCACATCTGGGTAAGCTCCTCTACAGAAAGCAATCTGAGAGAACTGCCGAAAGGTTGGCGCGGTGATGGAATTATAGGCCGTGTGGTATCAAATGATCTTGCTGAAGAACTAGAAGAACTGAACCTGCCCATCGTAAACGTCGGCGATGTTCCGCTGAATGGATATGCCTTCCCCTGTGTACGGACCGACGATGCCGCGGCCACCAAAATGGCGGCCGATCATCTGGTAAACCGTGGTTTCAAATCCATCGCCTATGTGGGATCCAGTCACAATCCCAATCCGCTCTGGTATGGCAAAGCGTTTAAACGGGCACTTGAAAAATACGATCTCGACAGTCAGGATTTCTACTTGGAGGGTCCCTTTGAGGAGGAATACGAACGTCTGTCGGCCTGGCTGAAGGAGCTTCCAAAACCCACCGGCCTGCTGGTCTGGGGCCATGGCAACGGTCGGTTTGTGGTTGATCTGTGCATGAGCGTCGGGATCGCTGTTCCGCACGACATCGCCATTCTCTGCGGGAGCTACGACGAACTGCTCAGCCACGCTTGTTTTCCCGCTCTTTCCGGGATCAACAGTCCCACGGAGCAGATCGGTTACAAAGCGGCTGAGCTGATGCATCGTATGCTGCAAGGTAAAAAAGTTCCGGCCGAAACAATCTATCTTCCGCCGCTCGGGGTTGTTGACCGTCTCTCAACCGATACTCTGGCTGTGGACGATCCCAAGCTGGTAAAAGTAGTCAATTTCATAAAAGATCACGCTTTTGAATCCATCACGATGGCCGATATTCTGAAAGAAGTTCCGATGGCCCGCCGCTCCCTTGAACGGCGGTTTATGCAGATGTTCGGCCGATCGCCTATTGATGAAATTCGCCGGTTGCGTATCAATAAAGCCCGTCAGCTTTTAGCTGAAACCGATTTGCCGATGCAGGATATTGCCGAGGCCTGCGGGTTTGCCACCTATAATTATCTGACCCACGTATTCAAACAGGTCACGGGGTCAACCCCGCGAGACTATCGCAAGAAAATGCGTGTGTTCTAAGTTTTTGCATTGTCAAAATTTAATATATTAATTCCGCGATCGCCTATATGGTTCCTTTATCTTTTGGTCTATAATTTCAAGCCTAAATTAAAGGGATCAAGAGATGAATAAATACCACTTAGTTT
This is a stretch of genomic DNA from Pontiella agarivorans. It encodes these proteins:
- a CDS encoding carbohydrate ABC transporter permease; amino-acid sequence: MKHESIKGYLFISPWLIGFLIFVLIPFAASIYLACTEYDIVSPPVWVGSENYRRLFFDDPLFWKSLGVTLKYALIAVPLGTFVGVGLALLLNLNVRGIRFYRTAFYLPSIVPMVATCAVFSWVLNPQIGLMNSMLRLIGIEGPAWLSSEPWAFYSLVLMSLWSVGGSMVIYLAGLKNIPISLYEAAVVDGANAWQRTVHITLPMLTPVIFFNVIMGTINAFQYFAQAFIMTQGGPEDSTSFYALYLFKRSWRYLDMGYASAMAWILFVIVMTITVLLFLTHKKWVHYGG
- a CDS encoding extracellular solute-binding protein — translated: MAERRKYLKIITASFSLILLFAFLMGWFLKTPDGRKYPDREPVYFWHMWTSGWKKVVEGICDDFNRSQDEYEVIPLSIPANVADSKFLLATAGGDPPDCMAQWNQVIPQFAESRLILPLDEFMSPREYQFFLDHAFPIAQKIAYFEGRHYCMPLALDVRACYYRLDHLREEGLLPDSAPAQISNRAEYQEMLKYMPRSMEQLVTWGWQLHRFDEKGRLARLGFIPQWFRMIAPLFGGGFYNWENGELTLNTPENLRALEYITEKNKVIGFDRLLRFRSSLTGKHGADWPFAVGKRSITIDGQWRVSQLEKYAPDLPYMTAPLPPPREGGKEEAGWVHGNFMIVPVGSKNPQGAWAFIKFWTGFDDPEHAAVHYTKAGWLPPLPQIAQSGVFTRYVENHPQFETFINLLDSPNMEPTPPVPFQLLLYDMIKRADESATRGNMTPRQALENLEEGVNNELRRRKKAVQDEK
- a CDS encoding carbohydrate ABC transporter permease, which encodes MKNKSPLDLSRRQKVITHFILIALCIPFIMPLIWMISTSLKSNEDIFPQADEAAVTFSLSSVIPEKPQWSNYQAAWQTGPFARYLRNTLLLCTLNVIGAVFSSAMVAYGFARLRFPGKEFLFILLISSMALPRHVTMIPLFTIFKNLGWYGTMLPLIVPAFFANPFYVFLLRQFFQTIPANLAEAGTIDGAGEFRIFSQIMLPLARPALVTCALFQFLSTWNDFFGPLLYLNDPKHYTVAYGLQQFMGTHGSEWTQLMAAATLFTLPIVLLFFRAQKVFIRGISTTGSSG
- a CDS encoding AraC family transcriptional regulator; this translates as MPKRNEILQVAIMVSTSSAWGRRIVKGILTYANEVGPWHIWVSSSTESNLRELPKGWRGDGIIGRVVSNDLAEELEELNLPIVNVGDVPLNGYAFPCVRTDDAAATKMAADHLVNRGFKSIAYVGSSHNPNPLWYGKAFKRALEKYDLDSQDFYLEGPFEEEYERLSAWLKELPKPTGLLVWGHGNGRFVVDLCMSVGIAVPHDIAILCGSYDELLSHACFPALSGINSPTEQIGYKAAELMHRMLQGKKVPAETIYLPPLGVVDRLSTDTLAVDDPKLVKVVNFIKDHAFESITMADILKEVPMARRSLERRFMQMFGRSPIDEIRRLRINKARQLLAETDLPMQDIAEACGFATYNYLTHVFKQVTGSTPRDYRKKMRVF